One genomic region from Actinocatenispora thailandica encodes:
- a CDS encoding DUF397 domain-containing protein translates to MDLSDAMWRKSSRSGGNGGNCVEVAGNLADIVAVRDSKDPRGPVLVASPAAFAFAGLVKAGRLDG, encoded by the coding sequence ATGGATCTGTCCGACGCCATGTGGCGCAAGAGCAGCCGCAGCGGCGGCAACGGCGGTAACTGCGTCGAGGTGGCCGGCAACCTGGCCGACATCGTCGCCGTGCGGGACAGCAAGGACCCGCGGGGGCCGGTCCTGGTGGCGAGTCCGGCGGCGTTCGCGTTCGCTGGCTTGGTGAAGGCTGGACGGCTGGACGGCTGA